One Nothobranchius furzeri strain GRZ-AD chromosome 7, NfurGRZ-RIMD1, whole genome shotgun sequence genomic window, GCGCTGCCTCATTGATGGCCCACAGCTTCCTGGAGGAGGGGTGCTGGAGGTGCTCGGGTGTGTTGCAAACAACACATGGAAGAAGAGGTGGAGTGGGCgggttaaacaaaaaaaaaaagccatcaGAATGCTCTGGGAACAGTCGTGCACCCAGTTTCAGGATCACACAACAGGAAGAGCTGCTTTCACAACACTGCTGCCCACTCTGATGTGCCAAGctgcccccaacacacacacacacacacacacacacacacacacacacacacacacacacacacacacacacacacacgcacacgcacacacacttcctgctgctttttgctctgaCACAGCAGTAAGGATTTCATTTTAAAGAACTATTAGCAGTGTTAGTCAATGTTTTTTAAGCAGAATTTAAAGCAACACGAGTTTTTAACATGTTAAGCTATtgttttcaaactggtttcagtgcttCTTGAGCCATAAACTTCAGTTACTTTATATTGTTCACCAGTCTGTCGTCCTCTGCTGACCAGAGGCTGTACTTAATCCTCTGGAGTCGGTGATATAAATAGCCGTTTTGACAAGTTTTAGTGTTCACCTTTATATCTCACTCaatattttattgtttatgcCTTGTTTGGTATCATTCTTTTGAGCACAACCTCGCCTATTTAGAGTAATGCCTTCATTTCGTCATACTGTATTAGCACACTGAacctgaaagtaaaaaaaaaattaaatcagaGTAGAAAAAATTACATATTTATTGCAGTGAAAACCACAAACATTTGTAACGAACCATTTTCAGCACTCAGACTAAAACTATAGGGTGTGGGTAAAACACAAAAAAGGTCAAATTTAGCAAACAACTGTTAaatgcaagtttttttttttgcataaaaaTGCCAGGCACGCCTCGGTTGTTTTTCATGTAAAATGGCTGATATGCTGAAAATGGAGTTCCACACTTTGTCTCCCTCTGCTAAATGTCCAGCAGGAGACAGGATCAGATTTAGCAAGCCACAAAATTAAAtgcatatatttacatttacacaATATTCATATATTTACAAGAAAGGTGTCATGACCAAAAAGCCACAGTTATGTGTGCCAAGCCTCAAAATAACCCACAGGGGAACATTGGAGGCTTTACAAATCCAGTGGGtgtccattctgactttgtccacCTGGAGGCAGCATCGAGCACACTCCCTGAAGCAGAAAGTTTTCCCTTCCTGCACCTAGCAACTATTTACGCATCATTTGGTGATTGAGTGATCTGGTTCTTATGTCAGCCTGTAGGATGAGCTTGGTCTTGTTTTTCTTCCTGACTCCAGAGTCCTAGCTTACGGTGAAAAGCGGCGAGAGCCGACAGACAACTCCGTTAGCAGAATTTTGCTCTGCGTCTACCACAGATCGAATGTGACCTTTATCTTGGCATGAATTATTGACCttaaatgtcttacttttactTGGAGAACCATGTTAAATcaacttttatttagttttaagccCCTTTGTCAAAACAAGCTGTAATAATGATAAGTGGTTTCCTGGTTGCGTAATAATGGGAGTAATACAACCAGCGCCGGAGTGTGGAttgactccagagggttaacgGTTTTGTGGTAGGAACACTAGTGGAAGGTCTACCTGCTCAATGTTaaatagctgtttactgtgctggtAGCTAACATGAAGGCTAGCAGCTAGCAAGAAAAAGTAGTTTTCTTCGTCAGTTGGCATCACAGCAGAGCTTGAAAGTAAAAGTAATAGTGTCTTTGGAGTAGcagcaaaaagctaaaaccagagtgaacgtcGGAGCAGCCTACACTAGCCTGggtgagctaaaggaggctacaaaatcacatactgatggtgacctggctttgttgctactggagttGTAAGTCATAATACTTTTGTCCAAGTCATGTCttttttagtatcagttggctcatgttaccattagcttgttgttagctgcAGTAGAGTTGTTTACGAGAATTGTAATTCCActctcaaccagtaggaggggGAAGCGGGACACTTCTTTGGTGTAGGGGTTCCATTTCAGTATCTTAAGAATCCagagacaataaaaacaataatttgtCACTAATAGTTACTAAAAGTTGGAGAAACTGACATCCTAAAGCCGTGACTGTGACAGCTGGGGTGTTCCGCCTTTCTCCTCCTGATACAGGAGGCCAAACTGGGTCACACTCACAACCTGAGGCTCAGAGATAATGTTGGTGCCTCCGCACcagaccaaaaaaaaaataaaaaaaaatcaagttcATCCGTCATCTAGACTAATCTGTTTGACACACGTCCAGTAAACCGACGAGGCTGCTTTAATAACGACAATCCCAAAAGCAAAGTCAGGGTGTAAGAGTGGAAAGCTTCTTAGAAGACTTGCGACACTAATTTATAGTGAAGTTGTGAAACACCAAGAGCAGACTAACACCCAGTGGTTTCATAAAGCCGGCCTTTAATGAGGAACAGAAACaacattgtttatttttacaaGTTTCACTCATTAAATAACCTCGACTTACATTTGGAGGAGCATACAAATAAAACTCCAGATTACTGCTAACAAATCTGCATTTTCAATATAATTTCAGAAATAAGCAGCGAGACAGGAGATGGATGATTTATACAAAGGTTTTATAAACAGATGATCCGAGTTGGGATGATTCCAGCAGCAGAttgtatttatacatgtttacagAGATAGTCCGGACACCTGAGCTGAATGTGATCAAACATAAAGTCTCACTAAACCTTGGTCTCTTGTCCTTTAGTCACTTTTACAGCTCTTAGCTCCCTTCACCAGCGCGTCCGTGCGGCTTTCCACTGCCGTCTCAACATTTGTAGCCTCCTCTGGTGTGGTTCTCTTGCTGAATTTACGTCTGCCCACCTCAGCTACAGCAGAACCGGCAGCTGTCCCGACAACCCCACCAATCACCCCAGCTAAAACCACACCAAGCAACAGACCCAGAATGGCAGCCCCAATCACCACTTTGGGTGCCTGCTCAGCACTGGTGCAGATTTTCTCCCATACTGAACTATCTGTCACCATTTTGGCGCCTGTTTTTGCCCCAGAACCCATCTTGCCCCACACCGGACTCTGTGCCATCCTCTTTGCACCGGCACCAATTCCAGATCTAACCATCACTGAACCATCTGCCACCAGTTTAGCTCCAGTTTTAGCGCCAGAGCTGACAATCTCCCACACTGGGCTTGATGCCACTGCTGTAGCTCCAGAACCCACCCATGAGGAACCATCCACCACCACCTGGGGAACCCTATCTCCTACTGCTTTGGACACTTGGTCCATAGTGGCTCCCACCTTGCCCCACACAGAGCTGTCAACCACTAGCTTCTGGACATTCTGGGCACCAGTGCCAACTGTTCCCCATATGGGACTATTTTTCATCGTCTTTGCTCCCTCTCCAACCCAGACCGAGCCATCGGCCAACAGCTGAGGAAGTGTCTTGGCGGTCAACTCCATTTTCTCCATGACAGAACGGAGCAGAGAAGGAGACAAGGAGGAAGACCTGACAGGAGGGAGGCTCTCGATGCTCATTTTGCTCACGCTCATCTCTGCCTCGTCCCGCACTCCATCAATCTCATCTTCCCTCACGTCCtcctctaccagaggcagaaGCTGCCTCTCTGAGTGGAACTGTCCACCGTATCCTGCTTGGATCGTCTCTGGCCTATTGCTCCTTCTTTCCCTCACAAGCTGCAGCTGCCTCTGTCTCACTTTGTCCTCAGCCTCCTGAAAAGCAGGGCAAGAATAACACTGTCCTCCAGCTGCCTTCACCATCTGCTCCACCTTCTCCAACAGCTCTGCCACAGTCTTCTTCTCCCTCCAACCTTCTCCCTTCTCCAGAATGTGAAACTTGTCTCCACATTTTTCGACAAGTTTTAACAAATCGCTCCGCTCACTGGCAATGTACTCCTCCACGTTTTCTGCTTTCCCGCTGGCCTTCAGTCGATCTGCGTACGTGAAGAGGACCAGAGTGTGCCTCTGGACCGATTCTGGGCCAAAAACCTTCTCCAGGGCCGAGACGGCCTGCAGCTCCGTCTTGGCCGACTGGTCCACGGGGACGCACAAGAGGAAGGCATGAGGGCCGGGGCTGGACAGAGCAACGCAGGAGAAGACCTGAGCTTGGACTTCATCTGGAGTCTGCTCTGAATTGAACCAATCAGGGGTGTCCACTACCGCCACCTGTAGGCGAGGAACAAACGTGAGAAGATGAGCCGAGTGACACATATTTGATCACAACAAACACAAAGACGGCAAAGAAAGAGACATTTTTGTTAATATCTTCTAGAGACGTAAATATGCTCAAAGCAGCTTTTAAATCAACACGAACCTTTTTTCCTTCAACCACCGCCTTCTTCTTCTCACACTTCTGAGTGATGGCTGTGAAGCTGTCCGAGTGGGACTCGAACACCTCCTGCCCAAGAATCAGGTTTCCTGCTGCACTTTTTCCTGATCCGGCTCGCCCGAGCAATACCAGGCGAAGCTCCGGAGAGGATGAgggcagagaggaggaggaggaggagtatgaGGGGGTTGAAGGGGGTGATGAGGACAACAGCGAGGGAGAGGGGAAGAAGACGGGTGAATGGGGAGACGAGGGGGGAGTCTCGGGCGTCCCCTCGTCAAAGCTGTTGATCCTGTGGTAAACTGAAATCAGCAGGTACATGTCAGAGGCGACGAGGAAACTTCACCTAGATTTCATTAATAATTCTAAAGGATCGTTATGAGAGGGAGGAGTAGGATGGAAAACTCTGGAAACTTACGAGTAGAGACCATCTTTGGTGTGGATTTTTCCTCAGACATTTGTGCGAGTAGAGCTCCATCTAGAGGAAAAACGAGGAAACTCCGCTTTTTATCACCGGAGAAATCAGATGATTCAGGTTGCTGTGTAAGTTTTATCATAACTTCCTGTGTTGTTTACTCTAAACTTGATAGAAGAGGTGAGGTAAACACCGGGTTTAGAGCCTAAGTTTACCTGCATTCAGTCTGAAACTGGGTGTCCTAGTGAACTCATCTTGTGGTTCTGACTGAGTCTTCTGCTCAGGTACCGGAGCTGCATGAAGCCCATTGGACTTTATCTCCTCTAGTCTTCCTTCTATCTCATCTGGCTCTTTCCACCACCTCTCCCTCCTCTCCAGGAGGCCCATGGACTTGTCTTCTTTGTAAAGGTGGTCTGTGCTGGAAGTGCTCTGTGATGAAACTGTCTTTCTTCTCTCCTCCTTTTGAGCTTGGTAACTTTCCATCAGCTCCCGCTTTCGTTCTTTCACCCGTTTATCCAGATCCTTCTCCTGGGGTGATCTCAGGCTGTATGGTCCATTTTTCTGCACCATCTTGTCCACCTGTCAAGAAAAGAGCAAAGCTGTTGACTGAAAGAATCAAAGAAAACACATGGCCTAAACTGCCTCACTCAATGTTGTTATGATCAGTGGGCTGGAAGTGCTTGTTTACAACCAGTGCCTGACCCCTGTCCTCAATCCTCACCCCCATCAGGCAAGCATACCTCACCTTAGGGCTAAGCAGCAAATGGTTTTTCTGTCACATTCCTCTCAAGTCTTCTGCATGACGCTCACTTTTGTCTCACCTGAAGACTAAACTTACATGCTTCCTGTGTTCACAGGTTAGAGTAGGTGAAAGTGACAGAATGAGGCCAAAACACACTGGCAGAGTGTTTGTATACTATTTTAAGTCATGACCTCCATACGTTCTGCCGCGTCACTTCTGGAGAAATTTTTCCATGTTGTTCTTTTCCTAAGAATCAAAGCTTCTGGAAAAGAACATTTGTTTGCACTGACAACCTGTTTGGACATTCAGACTTCAGTAGCAGGTCTCATTTGCTTTTATAGCAGTCATGGTGCTCATCAGTCAAAGAAAGAGACATGTTCAATATATCAGTTTTTTACACTTTCTGGATgttataaaaaaaaatattttttaaacccTGAATAGGCCTAAACGGTCTTAGAATAGTTGTAGTTGATTCTATATTAAAAGTAGTTTTATCGCCAACTAAACAGCACAACTCCGCCACCTGCTGGCATTctctttaaaatgtgaactctggacAGCTTTCCCAAATCGAATGAGTATTTATGGgcgattcccatctgtaccgggtcggcccgggccgggtagcgtaggttgtttacatatctgggtggcctggtatttttccgggccaaccaaggctcattctcagccctcttctcgagggggtctgcttcaggccgaccagggccaacacacccactgctgacagcaaattcacaccttccattagagcaagcctctgattggtgggtagaatcagcccacatgggcttaaggcaaggatgtgtggaatcaaccgggccaggctggggctacccggcccgggccgacccggtacagatgggaatggcccataagataaattgtcttgtttttaattctgACCACAAATATCGGGATTGAGATCTTCCACTATAAGCGAGAAGCCCTAACTCATCtacaatatgaaaaaataataaaagagctaccTGATATCAGAATGGGGAAAACCCTTAAAAACGCCCCAATGTGCTGCACATCAAAGGGCAACTTTACTGAAAGCTAAACAAACCCAGGGGCGATTCTAGCATCAGAAGTTTGAGGGGGCTGAGCACTCAGCTGCCCCTACAGGCAAGATTAGTTCCAGTTTCGTACATTTTAACACAATTTCATTACCACATTTGTTAAAGAGACTCTAAGGAAGTTtgatagtcaaaacatgtatagacataaatttcttcttcatacattctcctgcaatgccctggtcctgtagaatgagccctggcatttttactgtgattgcctgtttttctgtaaaatcacagaaaaagagagatgctcgggtcgagcaggctgcttcatgcgcgttcacgctcaggcatcgcccgtagcatttgctatcagtagctttagcagcagagagagaggcagtgccaactcagcgatttTGTCGCTGTTCCCAatgcctagtgacgaacctagctacatttctgaggacccttagctactttctgtagaactttcttctagatatttcctggaaattagcaacaaaatagccattttcgctctgaaacgTTCTTTGGTTTGGCGTTGTTtcatgtacatctcctttaagccccatgagatgtctaagctgcagctgttacacacctgcttagactccatcaaaacctggatggctgggagctttctacagctgaattaagataagactgagatcctcatctgtgccccagacaagctggttcccaaagtcagagactctcttggtcagctttcttatcccaccaaaccttctgtcgggaatcttggtgtgacctttgacccagctctcaccctggattcctaAGTTAGTTCTCatttttgctcttccttcttccatctcaggaacattggtaagctgagtcccattctgtctcgctctgaacttgagacagttctccacaccttcatcacctcacgcttagactactgtaactctcttttcacgtgtctgagcagaacctccctgaaccgtctacaggtggttcagaatgcctgtgctcggcttctgaccaagtccttcaaacacacccacatcaccccgcttctcctccagcttcactggctgccagtcaacttcagggttcatttcaagatcctggttctggtctatagggccttacatggacgagCACCATCtaccattggtgatcttcttagtccctacacccccagcaggtccctgaggtccagtgatcaaagcctactggtcgtgcagcaccaggctaaagaccaaaggtgacagatcatctgctgctgtggcccccagactctggacctctctccccctgagcctgagatcagtggactcctttcaaAATGTTACTGTCAGACTGGGAAGAAttactgagaaagatcaaacagacCGTCAGAGTTGCCCAGAAAAGCTTAAACCACCAGTAAATGTCTTCAGTCTATATGAAACAGAGTTTTCGCCACCTACTCATCTGTATTACCTCCCCGGTGTCTCTGTCGTTTCCTTATATTGTTGTGGTTTGTGCTCCAGACATGCGTTAAGTCCCGCCTCCTTGCTGGATTGACAGTCACTGCTTTCTCCTCACAAACAGTTTATGTAAGATTTAAATATTAAACTGAAAACTGTCAGCAGCGCGGGACAGTGTTTCAGTTTGAGGGTAGCCTGGTCTCCCTTAACTACCGCATATCAGCCACTCAGGAAGGTGGCACATGAGGCTCAGAGCCCGACTCTGGGAAAGGCGAGCAGCATCAAACCTCGGCGAGCTGCAGAAGTGGCCGCGCTCTGGAACTATTTGATGGTTCATCTCCCCAATCCAACTCCTTAATGCAGAGTGTCAAGCAGgatggcactgggtcccatttttaaagtctttggtatgacctgaccgtgGAACTGAACCCAcgacctcccagtctcagggcagccaCCAGGCCACCGAGTGGTTTTAGATATTAAACAGGTAATTACACGCAGGAGCAGAGGGGGCAGAAAATCCAGTCTAAGCGGTTTGTGCAGAACCTGAATGAAGACAGGCTCTTGTGTAATGATCACAAAGataaaatcatttaaataatGTTGGCATGAAttcaagacaaagacaaatgcTTCAGCAGAACGTTTCTATGAGGAAAGACCATAATTATCACCTAAATGTTGTTATTTACTAACAGAGCAGTAAACAACAATAGAACTTCTGCACTTGGTATTTAAAGGATCATCAGTTTCCAAACAATTCATGGGTGAAGCTGGGCGTGAGCTTCACCATGTGAACTAGCAGAGCCGGGAAGCATCGCAAGCATTCCCCACAGCTGACTGGCTCAGTCAAAGTTGGGTTAACCATTTGGAGTGTTTACCTTCTGCAGCAGCTCATGGACCTGCTCTCTGTTCTTTTGCTGACGATTATTGAAGATGTGGTACCTCCCTCCACAGCACTCTATCATCTGCCTCAGGCCCGGGTGTTCTTTCTGCAGGTACTCCTGTAGAAAAGTACTTTGGTTGAAAGGAATTTGCATTTGTGATGTTAGAATTTGCTTCTTAATTGATGAGGAAATGGTCTCAGGGAAGCACTTGGTGAAACGAGCTAACAGGAGGTTCTACCAAAAGGTGGATGTGAATACCTCTCCTGTTCTCCCCATTAGATAGTCTCCACAGGTCAGCAGGACCAGGGTGTGATCCATCACCTCCTTCCCAAACATCTCCTCCAGCTCTGCGGGCACACGCCCCTCCATCTGGGAACAAAGGACCAGAATTACCACCTGGACTCTCTTCATAATTAATACTCGAGGAAAGAAGTATACCAGAAGGAGCAGAAAACATCAAACCTCTGTGAACTGGTTAACAGGCACCAGCAGCAGAACCGCATGAGGGCCCGGCGCTAACAGAGCCATCGCCTGCGCCGTCTCCTTTCTGACGCCGTCTTCCATTTTACAGCCATTCCAGTACCATCGTGGGGCCTCCACCAGGGTGACGCTCCTGCCATCACTGTAGCCCTGACGCAGCGTGCAGCTCCGCGTAGTCACGGAGGAGACGGGAGACACCTGGCCCAGGATAGTGTCACCTGAGGACGTCTTCCCACACCCGATGTTTCCCAAAAGCACCAACCTCAGGTCTGAGGTGATTTCGGTCAAGTATTCACTCATACCTGAAACAAGagattagaccaggggtgtcaaacatgcggcccgcgggccggatccggcccgcaagcaggttaaatccggcccgcgagatggttgtgtaaactttattttcatactttacaatgtagagtgaaagtaAACATATCTTTGtgggcaagttttctctgtaatgagtataaataaaacaaagctgcgctcaaggctcacacaagaacttgaatcacatcctgaagttggctgccactcaggatgtgacttctgatattgatgttctggtgaaagctaaaagatgtaaagtgagtcaaatatactttaagtgctgcatgaaactgatctagccatgtgatctgtaagctctgaatcactaaggaatgttttattcatttatttattttcctcaaattttcaagtacacttcaggtgttgtacttgtactattttggatacactgtcctcaggctccagccttgttttatattgattgtattaaaacaaaggaaacaatctgaagttgtttttaacttaccggtccggcccacttgggactagatttccctcaatgtggcccctgagctaaagtgagtttgacacccctggattAGACGGTCACGTAGGCACATCTCAATTTTAAAAATCATCACCGTTACTCATCAGAGCGATAACAAAAGGTTCATCTGTGTGGAGACAATCGCTTCAGTGGAACAGCACGCCGCCTCTCGATAAACACCTCGTCTATCCAGTCGAGCTACATACTGCCAAGACGTTTGTATTATATTTAGACCGATATGCAAACAACCAAACTGATCACACAAAGATGGGCTGTAAGTTCACCCTGAGACCACGCACGCCAGGGCAGAAAGGCCTGGATTAAGAGCTGACTTAATAATAAAATCGCTTCAGTGCCACAAATAGCCGGTTTGATCCTCACTCAACATCCCTTAGATGCCTTTTACTCTGAGATCACCTTGGAATTGATGCATTTTACAAACATACTTACTCGTGTGTTTGTGGTCGATGGCGCTGCCAAATCCTCTCTCCCATCCACACAGCCTCGCTCCTCGATCGCCTACTAAAACGTAGGAGCTGAGGTGAGGTTCATATCTTCATCAATCCACTCCCATTTCTGACCACACAAGCAGACAAACACCTGTaactctgtttgtgtgtgtgtgggtgtgtgtgtgtgtgtacaacagGTTTCTCTGTCTGCAGGGAGTTGAGCATTCCACAACGGGGTGGAGAGGATGAAACTAGCCACTCGAGTGAATCACTCGCTTTTATTTACCGTATCTCCTGTAGTTTTAAAGCTGGGTGTAAATATTGTGTTGCCATATGTAGCTTGCATTCAGGGCATTTCACAGGTTTACAACATAAACAGATAATAAACCTGAGAAGCTTCAGTTTGGTGATGGTGTGTGTTAATCAGACAAAAAGTCACGGAAAAATACAGAGTTTCTGTTTGACATATTGTCTAAAACACTTGAGGTGTAATAATGGAGTTTTGGTGTTTCTTCTTTAACCTTGAAACACACAAGACAGCTGCTagatttattatttaaattacagaaaaatgccaaaaaacaaacaaacaaaaaaaaaaacaacaatcgtAAACGTCGTCTAGTTATTTTAAAGACTAGAACATTTCTGAATGTTTGTGGAAATTTGATATTTTATTATACAAGTTACGAAAAATGCCTGTAATTTTTATGTATAAATAGTATAAGAAGTGTgagaaaataaaaagtaaaagatgaacatTATTGCCCGGTGACTGAAACAAATCAAACTTTGTCTTTAGCTTCCCTGCTCATATTGGGGTAATCGATGCTAGTAACACTTCCAGAATCATCATCATTTCTGTGAGTTGTGTTTATGAAGCTCCCTTATAAATGGGTAATAAGTAGTTTAGAGATATGTTAATAATTATTCTGTGACATTTAATTAgacataataataaaacattacGGGACCTGTAATTGTGGCAGATGTTCTTCACCGTAGAACTTGTTCTTTATGATTATTCTCCCGCTGACGATAACGCAGCTCGAATGGCAAGAGTGCATCACATGGTGCACCCCCAAAAACGTTACATCAAAATAGCCGGCTGGCTGTGGGAAGAGGGGTGATCACCCCAACGTCACTCCAGTatcaggattttatttatttatttaacatgtATTTTAGGAGGACTAACTCCATGAGATGTGTCATCTCGTTTTCACGAGGCTCCTCTTAAACAAgataaagagagcaaagaaaagcaacAGAAGGTAGCAAAAACCATGTGCAATCAATGAAAGCAAGAAATATGTTCTCAATCATAGTaattagaacacacacacacacacacacacacacgcacacacacacgcgcacacacttgGACCAACTCGCATAGTTCACCCTACCCCCCTAGATCTCCAGTGTCACTTTACAGCAAAGCACAAAGAAAGCCCTGTGTACATTGTTGTACAAATAAACACCATAAACACTAACAAAATGTTCAAAACAAATTTGTATACTAACAAAAACGATAATAGTAATAAATTAATGCATTTACAACAGCTAGTACTCTGATTATAGGTTAGAATTGCCTTTCGGAAAGTATAAAAAGAATTGAGAGTACTAATGTCTGCAGGAGGCTGTTCCAGGTTTGGGGAGCTTTAACATTAAAAGCGTATATATTAAGGATGTCCCGACACAACGTTTTCACTTCCGATTCAATACTGAttttgcagccttcagtactggccgataccgatatcaatccgatacgataTCGGCACAAACCATACACACTTTTACCtattttgtagtgtggaatgtatgaaaggcttgatcaaatgATATTACTCAataggagaacaagagccaagaacagcaagtatgaaaaaaatgacaatttttttttaaaccattggtttcaaaaatgtgaaccttaacgtactgcttatatcagagatttttgatgcagtccgatataatccgatacagtgtttttgggccgatatcggaTTACTTCCAATATtgatatcggaacgggacatccctataaTATTTATCCACTAATCTGCTTACTCTGGAAACTGTTTCCTGCAAGATGAGCTAAAAAGGTACAAAATGTTAGGTACAGCGGAAAATTATAATGGATGAATATAAGAACTTGTAGCTAGTGATATTGGCGTCTAGCTGAAAGTGAGAGCCGAGACGGCTGTTCGTACATCAAACAATGGTGTGTCTTACAGGGACAGCGAAGAATAAATGGACACATTGTTAAAAACCACACCAAGGGAGTGAAGACAGGTCGCAATGGTGTTTTGATAAAGAATGTCGCTATAATCTAAGATTAGTAAGAGCCACTGAGAAATAATT contains:
- the LOC107382236 gene encoding GTPase IMAP family member 8, with product MSEYLTEITSDLRLVLLGNIGCGKTSSGDTILGQVSPVSSVTTRSCTLRQGYSDGRSVTLVEAPRWYWNGCKMEDGVRKETAQAMALLAPGPHAVLLLVPVNQFTEMEGRVPAELEEMFGKEVMDHTLVLLTCGDYLMGRTGEEYLQKEHPGLRQMIECCGGRYHIFNNRQQKNREQVHELLQKVDKMVQKNGPYSLRSPQEKDLDKRVKERKRELMESYQAQKEERRKTVSSQSTSSTDHLYKEDKSMGLLERRERWWKEPDEIEGRLEEIKSNGLHAAPVPEQKTQSEPQDEFTRTPSFRLNADGALLAQMSEEKSTPKMVSTLYHRINSFDEGTPETPPSSPHSPVFFPSPSLLSSSPPSTPSYSSSSSSLPSSSPELRLVLLGRAGSGKSAAGNLILGQEVFESHSDSFTAITQKCEKKKAVVEGKKVAVVDTPDWFNSEQTPDEVQAQVFSCVALSSPGPHAFLLCVPVDQSAKTELQAVSALEKVFGPESVQRHTLVLFTYADRLKASGKAENVEEYIASERSDLLKLVEKCGDKFHILEKGEGWREKKTVAELLEKVEQMVKAAGGQCYSCPAFQEAEDKVRQRQLQLVRERRSNRPETIQAGYGGQFHSERQLLPLVEEDVREDEIDGVRDEAEMSVSKMSIESLPPVRSSSLSPSLLRSVMEKMELTAKTLPQLLADGSVWVGEGAKTMKNSPIWGTVGTGAQNVQKLVVDSSVWGKVGATMDQVSKAVGDRVPQVVVDGSSWVGSGATAVASSPVWEIVSSGAKTGAKLVADGSVMVRSGIGAGAKRMAQSPVWGKMGSGAKTGAKMVTDSSVWEKICTSAEQAPKVVIGAAILGLLLGVVLAGVIGGVVGTAAGSAVAEVGRRKFSKRTTPEEATNVETAVESRTDALVKGAKSCKSD